Proteins encoded within one genomic window of Bacillus sp. F19:
- the uvrC gene encoding excinuclease ABC subunit UvrC — translation MEQLIKEKLALLPDQPGCYLMKDRFGTIIYVGKAKVLKNRVRSYFTGSHDGKTQRLVNEIKDFEYIVTSSNIEALILELNLIKKHDPKYNVMLKDDKTYPFIKITAERHPRLIVTRNVKKDHGKYFGPYPNVQAARETKKLLDRLYPLRKCSTLPDRVCLYYHMGQCLAPCVYKVTQEQNRQMVDEMSRFLKGGFKQIKEELSKKMLAAAENLDFERAKEYRDSIAYIDATMEKQKMALNDFVDRDVFGYSYDKGWMCVQVFFIRQGKLIERDIAMFPLYQEPEEEFLTFLGQFYSKNNHILPKEILLPESVDHEMAEQLLHVSAIHPKRGKKKDLVLLAHQNAKIALKEKFSLIERDEERTIKAIDQLGEKMGIYTPARIEAFDNSNIQGTDPVSAMIVFIDGKPSKKEYRKYKIKTVQGPDDYESMREVVRRRYTRVLKESLPLPDLIIIDGGKGHLAAAQDVLENELGLSIPVAGLVKDEKHRTSNLMIGSPPTVIELERNSQEFYLLQRIQDEVHRFAITFHRQTRGKTAFQSILDDIPGVGEKRRKTLLKHFGSVKKMKEASLEELIAAGIPANTAQLIAAKLQE, via the coding sequence ATGGAACAACTAATAAAAGAAAAGCTGGCACTTCTGCCAGATCAGCCGGGCTGTTATTTAATGAAAGACCGATTCGGAACCATTATCTATGTGGGAAAAGCAAAAGTGCTTAAAAACAGGGTGCGTTCTTACTTTACCGGCTCACATGACGGTAAAACCCAAAGGCTTGTAAATGAAATCAAGGATTTTGAATATATCGTCACATCTTCAAACATCGAGGCGCTGATCTTAGAATTAAATCTAATTAAAAAGCATGATCCTAAATACAACGTCATGCTAAAGGATGATAAAACGTATCCATTTATTAAAATAACAGCTGAACGTCATCCGCGTCTTATTGTCACAAGGAATGTCAAAAAAGATCATGGAAAATACTTTGGTCCATATCCTAACGTACAGGCTGCGAGAGAGACGAAAAAATTGCTGGACCGGCTATATCCGCTTAGAAAATGTTCAACGCTTCCAGACCGCGTTTGCCTTTATTATCATATGGGTCAGTGTCTGGCCCCGTGTGTCTATAAGGTGACACAAGAGCAAAACCGTCAAATGGTCGATGAGATGTCCCGTTTTTTAAAAGGCGGTTTCAAGCAGATTAAAGAAGAACTTTCAAAGAAGATGCTTGCTGCTGCTGAAAATTTGGATTTCGAACGGGCAAAGGAATATCGTGATTCCATCGCCTATATTGATGCAACCATGGAAAAACAGAAAATGGCGCTGAATGATTTTGTCGATCGTGATGTGTTTGGCTATTCCTATGATAAAGGATGGATGTGCGTTCAGGTTTTCTTCATCCGTCAGGGAAAATTGATAGAACGTGATATTGCCATGTTTCCGCTGTATCAGGAGCCAGAAGAAGAATTCTTAACATTTCTTGGCCAATTTTACTCCAAAAACAATCATATTCTGCCTAAAGAAATTCTGCTGCCTGAAAGTGTGGACCATGAAATGGCAGAGCAGCTTCTTCATGTTTCAGCCATTCACCCTAAGCGCGGAAAGAAAAAGGATCTTGTATTGCTTGCACATCAAAATGCCAAGATTGCTTTAAAAGAAAAATTTTCTCTCATCGAGCGTGATGAAGAAAGAACAATCAAAGCAATTGATCAGCTTGGAGAAAAAATGGGTATCTATACACCTGCAAGAATCGAAGCATTTGATAATTCAAATATTCAAGGGACAGACCCTGTATCTGCAATGATTGTGTTTATAGATGGAAAGCCGTCCAAAAAAGAATACCGCAAGTACAAAATTAAAACAGTGCAGGGACCTGATGATTACGAGTCCATGCGTGAAGTTGTCCGCAGAAGGTACACGAGGGTGTTGAAAGAGTCACTGCCGCTTCCAGATTTGATAATCATTGACGGAGGCAAGGGGCATCTGGCTGCAGCACAGGACGTTCTGGAAAATGAACTGGGTTTATCGATCCCTGTTGCAGGACTTGTGAAGGATGAGAAGCACCGGACCTCTAATTTAATGATCGGAAGTCCGCCAACTGTTATTGAACTTGAACGCAACAGCCAGGAGTTTTATCTGCTGCAGCGTATCCAGGATGAAGTGCATCGCTTTGCGATTACTTTTCACAGACAGACAAGAGGAAAAACAGCCTTTCAATCGATTTTGGATGATATACCGGGAGTAGGGGAAAAGCGGCGCAAAACCCTGCTGAAGCATTTCGGATCCGTGAAAAAAATGAAAGAAGCAAGCCTTGAGGAGCTGATTGCTGCAGGGATTCCGGCAAACACAGCACAGCTTATTGCAGCAAAATTGCAAGAATAG
- the trxA gene encoding thioredoxin — protein sequence MAITNVTDQTFTTETSQGVVLADFWAPWCGPCKMIAPVLEELDQELGDKVKIVKLDVDENQETAGKYGVMSIPTLLVFKNGEVVDKTVGFQPKEALAELLNKHA from the coding sequence ATGGCAATTACTAATGTAACAGATCAAACCTTTACAACTGAAACTAGCCAAGGTGTCGTTCTGGCAGACTTTTGGGCTCCTTGGTGCGGACCTTGTAAAATGATTGCTCCGGTCCTTGAAGAGCTTGATCAGGAACTGGGCGATAAAGTGAAAATCGTTAAGCTTGATGTTGATGAAAACCAAGAAACTGCAGGCAAATACGGCGTTATGAGTATTCCTACATTGCTTGTTTTCAAAAATGGCGAAGTTGTTGACAAAACAGTCGGCTTCCAGCCTAAAGAAGCATTAGCAGAACTTTTAAATAAGCACGCTTAA
- a CDS encoding electron transfer flavoprotein subunit alpha/FixB family protein has protein sequence MARKVLVLGEVRDQSLRNVSFEAIAAGKTISEGGEVSAVLVGDSVASLAEEMIHYGADRVITVEDEKLKTYTPDGYSQALLAVIEAEKPEGLVFGHTALGKDLSPKIAAKIGSGLISDATDLEAAGGNIVFTRPIYSGKAFEKKIVTDGTIFATIRPNNIAPLEKDETRTGEVSSVSAEIKDLRTIVKEVVRKATEGVDLSEAKVIVAGGRGVKSTEGFNPLKELSDVLGGAVGASRGACDADYCDYSLQIGQTGKVVTPDLYIACGISGAIQHLAGMSNSKIIVAINKDPEANIFKIADYGIVGDLFEVVPMLTEEFKKLKVHS, from the coding sequence ATGGCAAGAAAAGTACTGGTATTGGGAGAAGTACGCGATCAATCATTGCGCAATGTTTCTTTTGAAGCAATTGCTGCAGGTAAAACGATTTCTGAAGGTGGCGAGGTTTCAGCCGTTTTAGTAGGAGACAGTGTTGCATCGTTAGCTGAAGAAATGATTCATTATGGCGCAGACCGTGTCATTACAGTTGAAGATGAGAAATTGAAAACGTATACACCTGACGGCTATTCACAGGCATTGCTTGCTGTTATTGAAGCTGAAAAACCGGAAGGTCTTGTTTTCGGGCATACAGCTCTTGGAAAAGACTTATCCCCAAAAATTGCTGCTAAGATTGGATCCGGTCTTATTTCAGATGCTACAGATTTAGAAGCAGCAGGCGGAAATATCGTTTTCACCCGTCCGATCTATTCAGGAAAAGCTTTCGAGAAAAAGATTGTGACAGACGGAACAATTTTTGCAACAATCAGACCAAATAACATTGCTCCGCTTGAAAAGGATGAAACAAGAACGGGTGAAGTTTCTTCTGTTTCCGCAGAGATCAAAGATCTTCGCACAATCGTAAAAGAAGTGGTGCGCAAAGCAACAGAAGGCGTGGACCTTTCTGAAGCTAAAGTCATTGTAGCCGGCGGACGCGGAGTAAAAAGCACAGAAGGCTTTAATCCGCTGAAGGAACTATCAGATGTTCTCGGCGGAGCAGTTGGAGCTTCCCGCGGTGCCTGCGATGCTGATTATTGCGACTACTCCCTGCAAATCGGCCAAACAGGAAAAGTGGTAACTCCTGATCTATACATTGCATGCGGTATTTCTGGAGCAATCCAGCATTTAGCCGGAATGTCTAACTCAAAGATTATTGTGGCAATTAATAAAGATCCTGAAGCAAACATTTTCAAAATAGCCGATTATGGAATTGTAGGAGATTTATTTGAAGTTGTTCCTATGTTAACAGAAGAGTTTAAAAAATTAAAAGTTCATTCATAA
- a CDS encoding electron transfer flavoprotein subunit beta/FixA family protein produces MNIYVIMKKTFDTEEKITLQNGKINEDGAEFIINPYDEYAIEEAIQIRDANSGEVTVVTIGGEESEKELRTALAMGCDKAVLINTEDDLEDGDQFTTSKILAEYFKDKDADLIIGGNVAIDGGSGQVGPRLAELLNIPYVTTITKLEIDGNKATVVRDVEGDSEVIETTLPLLVTAQQGLNEPRYPSLPGIMKAKKKPLEELELDDLDLEEDDVEPKTKTIEIYMPPKKEAGKVLQGDLDAQVKELVSLLRNEAKVI; encoded by the coding sequence ATGAATATTTATGTAATCATGAAGAAAACGTTTGATACGGAAGAAAAAATAACGCTTCAAAACGGCAAAATCAATGAAGATGGCGCTGAATTCATTATTAATCCTTATGATGAATATGCCATTGAAGAAGCAATTCAGATTCGCGATGCAAACAGCGGTGAAGTAACAGTAGTGACAATCGGCGGTGAAGAATCTGAAAAAGAATTGCGTACAGCACTTGCTATGGGGTGTGACAAGGCTGTGTTAATTAATACGGAAGATGACCTTGAAGATGGAGATCAATTTACAACCTCCAAAATTCTTGCTGAATACTTCAAGGATAAAGATGCAGATCTTATCATAGGAGGAAATGTGGCGATTGATGGCGGATCCGGACAAGTAGGACCTCGTCTGGCTGAACTTCTGAATATTCCTTATGTAACAACGATTACAAAGCTTGAGATTGACGGAAACAAAGCAACAGTCGTCCGCGATGTTGAAGGTGATTCAGAAGTAATTGAAACAACATTGCCATTGCTTGTAACAGCACAGCAGGGATTGAATGAGCCTCGTTATCCATCTTTGCCGGGTATTATGAAAGCAAAGAAAAAGCCTTTAGAAGAATTGGAACTGGATGATCTCGATCTTGAAGAAGATGATGTTGAACCTAAAACAAAGACAATCGAAATTTATATGCCGCCTAAAAAAGAAGCGGGTAAAGTACTTCAGGGCGATCTGGATGCACAAGTGAAGGAATTAGTATCACTTCTTCGCAACGAAGCAAAAGTAATCTAA
- a CDS encoding enoyl-CoA hydratase gives MSYLNVKVEDYVAVVTIHQPPANALSSYVLKELSSLMDEFEANKEVRVIVINGEGRFFSAGADIKEFISVPNGEEFSKLAANGQKLFERIETFSKPVIASIHGAALGGGLELAMSCHVRLVTENAKLGLPELQLGLIPGFAGSQRLPKYVGEAKALEMLLTSEPISGAEAVKYGLANHAFAEESLLDETMKLAKKFAAKSPISVSAAIDLINASKTLPYHERVKKEAGYFGTVFESADAKEGISAFLEKRQPQFKGE, from the coding sequence GTGAGTTATTTAAATGTTAAAGTAGAAGATTATGTTGCGGTCGTAACCATTCACCAACCTCCCGCAAATGCCCTTTCATCTTATGTTTTGAAAGAGCTTTCATCCCTTATGGATGAGTTTGAAGCGAATAAAGAAGTCAGGGTCATTGTCATTAATGGCGAGGGACGATTCTTCTCTGCAGGGGCTGACATAAAGGAATTTATTTCAGTGCCGAATGGTGAAGAGTTCTCTAAGCTTGCTGCAAACGGACAGAAACTTTTTGAGAGAATTGAAACATTTTCAAAACCTGTCATCGCGTCAATTCATGGTGCTGCTCTAGGCGGGGGCCTTGAGCTTGCAATGAGCTGCCATGTAAGACTTGTCACTGAGAATGCAAAGCTTGGGCTGCCTGAGCTTCAGCTTGGACTTATTCCAGGCTTCGCAGGATCGCAGCGTCTTCCTAAGTATGTTGGAGAAGCAAAAGCTCTTGAAATGCTGCTGACAAGTGAACCGATTTCAGGAGCAGAGGCAGTCAAGTACGGTCTTGCCAACCATGCTTTTGCAGAAGAATCCTTATTAGATGAAACGATGAAGCTTGCAAAGAAATTTGCTGCGAAAAGTCCGATATCTGTCAGTGCAGCCATTGATTTAATCAATGCTTCTAAAACCCTTCCGTATCATGAACGGGTGAAAAAAGAAGCGGGCTATTTCGGGACTGTATTTGAAAGCGCAGATGCAAAAGAAGGAATCAGTGCTTTTCTTGAGAAAAGACAGCCTCAGTTTAAAGGCGAATAA
- a CDS encoding TetR family transcriptional regulator, which translates to MKQKRPKYLQIIDAAAIVIAENGYHHAQVSKIAKQAGVADGTIYLYFKNKEDILISLFQEKMGVFIEKIQQEIAGKDTAAEKLYMLIEKHFSLLAEDHHLAIVTQLELRQSNKELRLRINEVLKGYLNILDSIIQTGKETSEFSEALDIRLARQMIFGTIDETVTTWVMNDQKYDLTALAGSVHELMIKGCGRV; encoded by the coding sequence TTGAAACAGAAAAGACCAAAATATCTCCAAATTATAGATGCAGCTGCCATTGTCATCGCTGAAAACGGCTATCATCATGCACAGGTTTCAAAGATTGCCAAGCAGGCGGGAGTCGCAGACGGAACCATTTATCTTTATTTTAAGAATAAAGAAGACATCCTGATTTCCTTGTTTCAGGAAAAAATGGGCGTATTTATCGAAAAAATTCAACAAGAAATAGCAGGAAAGGACACGGCGGCGGAGAAGTTATACATGTTGATAGAAAAACATTTTTCTCTTTTAGCCGAAGATCATCATCTTGCCATCGTTACCCAGCTTGAACTCAGGCAGTCAAATAAAGAATTGCGCCTGAGAATCAACGAGGTTCTGAAAGGATATTTAAATATTCTTGATTCGATTATTCAAACAGGAAAAGAAACATCCGAATTCAGTGAAGCCCTGGATATTCGCTTAGCGAGGCAGATGATATTTGGAACCATTGATGAAACGGTGACAACATGGGTCATGAATGATCAGAAATATGATTTAACTGCACTTGCAGGAAGCGTTCATGAACTCATGATCAAAGGCTGCGGAAGGGTTTAA
- a CDS encoding AMP-binding protein, translating to MEVQKPWLHLYPEEIPHYAEIDNKPLQSYLAQAAQEFPTKTAIHFLGKELTFTEIYEQSLKLAGYLQELGLKKDERVSIMLPNCPQAVIAYYGILFAGGIVVQTNPLYMERELEYQLNDSDAKYIITLDLLYPKVSKMKALTSIEHIIATSIKDYLPFPKNLLYPFVQKKQNQIVVKIEHSGHTHLFKEIMKRQHTSIEEIETNPKEDIALLQYTGGTTGFPKGVMLTHENLVANTSMCSSWMYKCKRGEESVLGILPFFHVYGMTAVMNLSIMQGFKMILLPKFDATDTLKAIDKLKPTLFPGAPTIYIALLNHPDLKNYDLSSVESCISGSAPLPAEVQEKFERETGGKLVEGYGLSEASPVTHSNFLWSHRKKGSIGVPWPNTDSIILSFETGKQAKYNELGEIAVRGPQVMKGYWKKQEETDAVLRDGWLLTGDIGYMDEEGYFYIVDRKKDMIIAGGFNIYPREIEEVLYEHEKVQEVVVAGIPDPYRGETVKAYIVLKEGAVATEQEFDEFARKHMAAYKIPRIYEFRKELPKTAVGKILRRSLVEEEKEKLKNAN from the coding sequence ATGGAAGTTCAAAAACCTTGGCTTCATCTATATCCTGAAGAAATACCTCATTATGCTGAAATTGACAACAAGCCTCTTCAATCTTATCTCGCACAAGCAGCACAAGAATTTCCGACAAAAACAGCTATTCACTTTTTAGGCAAGGAACTGACTTTTACAGAGATTTATGAACAATCTTTAAAACTTGCAGGCTACCTCCAGGAACTTGGATTAAAGAAAGACGAAAGAGTATCCATTATGCTCCCGAATTGTCCACAGGCAGTGATTGCTTACTATGGAATCTTATTTGCGGGAGGTATTGTCGTTCAAACAAATCCTCTGTACATGGAAAGGGAGCTTGAGTATCAACTGAATGATTCTGATGCGAAATACATCATTACACTTGATCTCCTTTACCCAAAAGTCTCAAAAATGAAAGCGCTGACAAGCATTGAGCATATTATTGCAACAAGCATAAAAGATTATCTCCCTTTCCCGAAAAATCTTCTGTACCCTTTTGTGCAGAAAAAGCAAAATCAAATCGTGGTAAAAATAGAGCACAGCGGACACACGCATTTATTCAAAGAAATCATGAAACGGCAGCACACGTCTATTGAGGAAATAGAAACAAATCCTAAAGAGGATATTGCCTTGCTGCAGTATACAGGAGGAACAACCGGTTTTCCAAAAGGAGTTATGCTGACGCATGAAAATCTGGTTGCAAATACGTCCATGTGCTCATCCTGGATGTATAAATGCAAACGCGGAGAAGAATCCGTGCTTGGCATATTGCCGTTTTTCCATGTTTACGGGATGACAGCGGTTATGAACCTATCGATTATGCAAGGCTTTAAAATGATCCTGCTTCCCAAATTCGATGCGACAGATACGCTTAAAGCTATTGATAAATTAAAACCGACACTGTTCCCGGGAGCTCCTACTATTTATATTGCATTACTAAATCATCCGGATCTGAAAAACTATGATCTTTCATCCGTGGAATCGTGTATAAGCGGATCAGCTCCTCTTCCGGCAGAAGTTCAGGAGAAATTCGAGCGCGAAACTGGCGGTAAGCTTGTGGAAGGATACGGCTTGTCAGAAGCATCCCCTGTTACGCACTCCAACTTCCTCTGGTCGCACCGGAAAAAAGGAAGCATCGGTGTGCCATGGCCTAATACAGACTCTATTATTCTGTCTTTTGAAACAGGCAAGCAGGCAAAATACAATGAGCTTGGAGAAATTGCTGTGAGAGGTCCGCAGGTTATGAAAGGGTATTGGAAAAAACAAGAGGAAACTGATGCCGTATTAAGAGACGGCTGGCTTTTAACCGGTGACATTGGCTATATGGACGAAGAAGGATATTTCTATATCGTTGACCGGAAAAAAGATATGATTATCGCCGGGGGATTCAATATTTATCCGCGTGAAATCGAAGAGGTTTTATATGAGCACGAAAAAGTGCAGGAAGTAGTAGTAGCCGGTATTCCCGATCCTTACCGGGGAGAAACGGTGAAGGCATATATCGTTTTAAAAGAAGGGGCTGTGGCGACTGAGCAGGAATTTGATGAATTTGCCCGCAAGCATATGGCAGCTTACAAGATCCCAAGAATCTATGAATTCCGCAAAGAGCTGCCAAAAACAGCAGTCGGAAAAATTTTGAGGCGCTCACTTGTAGAAGAAGAAAAAGAAAAACTGAAAAATGCCAATTAA
- a CDS encoding DUF350 domain-containing protein, which produces MNQFWENEFVQTAAYFSVVILCIVVFLTIFELVTKYNNWEEIQKGNLAVAMTTGGKIFGIANVFRFSIGQHDTLLEMVGWGMFGFILLLFGYFIYEFLTPKFRIDDEIQNDNRAVGFISMVISIGLSYVIGAGI; this is translated from the coding sequence ATGAATCAATTTTGGGAGAATGAATTCGTTCAGACAGCAGCGTATTTTAGCGTAGTCATCTTATGCATTGTTGTGTTTTTGACCATTTTTGAACTGGTGACGAAATATAATAACTGGGAAGAAATTCAAAAAGGGAATCTTGCAGTTGCAATGACGACGGGCGGAAAGATATTTGGAATTGCCAATGTGTTCCGTTTTTCAATTGGGCAGCATGATACCCTGCTTGAGATGGTTGGCTGGGGGATGTTTGGCTTCATATTATTGCTTTTTGGCTATTTTATCTATGAGTTTTTAACGCCTAAATTCAGAATAGATGATGAAATTCAAAATGACAATCGTGCGGTAGGCTTTATTTCAATGGTGATTTCAATTGGTCTATCCTACGTTATCGGCGCAGGCATTTAA